The following are encoded together in the Planococcus antarcticus DSM 14505 genome:
- a CDS encoding NAD(P)H-hydrate dehydratase, translating into MSPSIATPRLWTKVQVKASLPQRGSDSHKGSYGTALLIAGTKEMPGAALLAGLGTMRSGVGKLVIATEAQAMAMIVQRLPEATYLQNGLQQIAEKQVTVDSYRAAAIGPGTNPDALMEDAIEVLLGSGLPVILDAGALSKRTYPDREAPIILTPHPAEFSRITGVEVETLQENRVQYAKVWAKKLGVAIVLKGQKTIVAFPDGEVWANPTGNSALAKGGTGDTLTGMMLGMLCCHTDWKHAVLNAVHLHGACADEWTKHRSPHTLLAHELTNLLPGVWAGFEA; encoded by the coding sequence ATGTCCCCATCAATTGCAACACCACGCCTATGGACAAAAGTGCAGGTTAAAGCATCACTTCCGCAAAGAGGCTCAGACAGCCATAAAGGAAGCTATGGAACCGCTTTATTGATTGCCGGAACGAAAGAAATGCCAGGCGCTGCGTTGCTTGCGGGGCTCGGCACGATGAGAAGCGGTGTCGGTAAACTGGTCATTGCGACAGAAGCTCAAGCGATGGCGATGATTGTCCAACGGCTGCCGGAAGCAACCTACCTACAGAACGGCTTGCAGCAGATCGCTGAAAAGCAGGTGACGGTCGATTCCTACCGCGCAGCAGCCATCGGACCTGGCACCAATCCGGACGCTTTGATGGAAGATGCCATAGAGGTTCTTCTCGGAAGCGGGCTTCCGGTCATTCTGGATGCTGGTGCTTTAAGTAAACGCACTTATCCCGACCGTGAAGCACCGATCATTCTAACGCCACATCCTGCTGAATTTTCCCGCATCACCGGTGTTGAAGTGGAAACGCTGCAGGAAAACAGGGTTCAATATGCCAAAGTCTGGGCCAAGAAATTAGGCGTCGCTATTGTATTAAAAGGCCAAAAAACCATCGTGGCGTTTCCGGATGGAGAAGTTTGGGCAAACCCGACCGGCAACAGCGCGCTTGCTAAAGGCGGCACCGGTGACACTTTGACCGGCATGATGCTCGGCATGCTGTGCTGTCATACCGATTGGAAACACGCGGTGCTAAACGCGGTCCATCTTCACGGAGCTTGTGCCGACGAATGGACCAAGCATCGCTCTCCACATACCCTGCTAGCACATGAATTAACCAATCTATTGCCGGGGGTTTGGGCAGGATTTGAAGCGTAA
- a CDS encoding YgaP-like transmembrane domain gives MDTQIQALPSTQTKVNKATPDHINQKIERETEARINTFKRQESRAIKERISALDHEWDTERVLEVTMATLLLSSSVLTLTASKKWALLSSTVSFFMLQHALQGWCPPLSLIRRKGVRTASEIKLEKQALENLLQDEHYPV, from the coding sequence ATGGATACACAAATCCAGGCATTGCCGTCTACACAGACAAAAGTTAACAAAGCGACACCTGACCACATCAATCAAAAAATCGAACGTGAAACTGAAGCTCGCATTAACACGTTTAAACGCCAAGAATCCCGAGCGATTAAGGAACGCATTTCAGCGCTGGATCACGAATGGGATACGGAACGTGTGCTTGAAGTCACAATGGCTACTCTCTTACTGTCCTCTTCGGTCCTGACACTTACAGCTAGTAAAAAATGGGCATTGTTAAGTAGCACCGTCAGTTTCTTTATGCTGCAGCACGCGTTACAGGGCTGGTGCCCCCCACTTTCTTTGATCCGTCGAAAAGGAGTCCGTACGGCAAGCGAAATCAAACTTGAAAAACAAGCGTTGGAAAATCTATTACAAGATGAACATTACCCTGTTTGA
- the ptsP gene encoding phosphoenolpyruvate--protein phosphotransferase, producing MTQTMSGIAASNGIAIAKAFRLENPELNVDKRTISDVDSELERLTSALDKSVAELEVIQKKTAEQISDKEAAIFGAHLLVLSDPELVGPITERITADNVNAEFALQETTDMFISMFEEMDNDYMKERAADIRDVRKRVLAHLLGVSIQSPSMISDEVIIIAEDLTPSDTVQLNAQFVKGFITDIGGRTSHSAILARTLEIPAVVGAKTAMTDIQNGTIVIVDGLDGTILIAPEDSVIEEYKNKQLAYAQQKVEWAVLKNEATVSADGQAVEIGANIGTPKDIAGVLDNGGEAIGLYRTEFLYMGRDQFPTEDEQVEAYAAVLKGMQGKPTVVRTLDIGGDKELSYLDLPKELNPFLGLRAIRLCLEMPDMFRTQLRALLRASVHGNLKIMFPMIATLDEFREAKALLLEEKAKLQAEGAEVSESIEVGIMVEIPSTAVMADTFAKEVDFFSIGTNDLIQYTMAADRMNESVSYLYQPFNPAILRLVKMVIDASHLEGKWTGMCGEMAGDEIAIPILLGLGLDEFSMSASSILKARSQISKLSKAEMAQHTDRILALSNSQEVEDYVTKLSAK from the coding sequence ATGACACAAACAATGTCCGGAATAGCAGCATCGAATGGAATAGCCATCGCTAAAGCTTTTCGCTTAGAGAATCCGGAATTGAATGTGGACAAGCGGACGATTTCGGATGTCGACAGCGAATTGGAGCGATTGACATCGGCTTTGGACAAATCAGTTGCCGAACTTGAAGTGATTCAAAAGAAAACAGCAGAACAAATCAGTGACAAGGAAGCAGCGATTTTCGGTGCCCACTTGTTGGTCTTAAGCGACCCTGAACTGGTCGGTCCAATTACAGAGCGAATCACTGCAGACAATGTCAATGCGGAATTTGCACTGCAGGAAACGACAGATATGTTCATCTCCATGTTCGAAGAGATGGACAATGACTACATGAAAGAACGCGCCGCGGATATCCGTGACGTCAGAAAACGTGTACTTGCCCACTTGCTCGGTGTCAGCATCCAAAGCCCAAGTATGATTTCAGATGAAGTGATCATCATTGCGGAAGATTTGACTCCTTCTGATACGGTTCAGTTAAACGCCCAGTTCGTCAAAGGCTTTATCACCGATATCGGCGGGCGCACCTCCCACTCGGCGATTCTTGCGCGTACGCTGGAAATCCCGGCCGTGGTCGGCGCCAAAACTGCGATGACGGACATTCAGAATGGCACCATCGTCATTGTGGACGGTTTGGACGGGACGATTTTAATTGCTCCTGAAGACAGTGTCATCGAAGAATACAAAAACAAACAACTGGCTTATGCCCAGCAAAAAGTGGAATGGGCCGTCTTGAAAAACGAAGCGACCGTTTCCGCTGACGGACAAGCCGTTGAAATCGGCGCCAATATCGGCACGCCAAAAGACATTGCTGGTGTCCTCGATAACGGCGGTGAAGCAATCGGCTTGTATCGTACCGAGTTCCTTTACATGGGACGGGACCAGTTCCCAACAGAAGACGAACAAGTCGAAGCTTATGCCGCAGTTTTAAAAGGCATGCAAGGCAAACCGACCGTAGTCCGTACATTAGACATCGGCGGCGACAAAGAGCTGTCCTACCTGGATCTGCCGAAAGAACTAAACCCTTTTCTTGGCCTTCGCGCAATCCGCCTATGCCTGGAAATGCCGGATATGTTCAGAACGCAATTGCGTGCCTTGCTGCGCGCCAGCGTCCATGGAAACTTAAAAATCATGTTTCCGATGATTGCAACACTGGATGAATTCCGAGAGGCGAAAGCCCTGCTACTGGAAGAAAAAGCGAAGCTGCAGGCTGAAGGCGCCGAAGTCAGTGAATCGATCGAAGTCGGTATTATGGTCGAGATTCCATCGACGGCTGTCATGGCCGATACGTTTGCCAAAGAAGTCGATTTCTTTTCTATTGGTACCAATGACTTGATCCAATACACGATGGCCGCGGACCGCATGAACGAAAGCGTGTCGTATTTGTACCAGCCATTCAATCCGGCTATTTTGCGCCTGGTCAAAATGGTAATCGATGCCTCTCATCTTGAAGGCAAATGGACAGGCATGTGCGGTGAAATGGCAGGAGACGAAATTGCCATTCCGATCCTTCTAGGTCTAGGTCTGGATGAGTTTTCAATGAGTGCTTCATCGATTCTCAAAGCCCGTTCACAGATCAGCAAGCTTTCCAAAGCTGAAATGGCACAGCATACAGACCGCATTCTGGCACTAAGCAATTCACAGGAAGTTGAAGACTACGTTACGAAATTATCCGCTAAATAA
- a CDS encoding low molecular weight protein-tyrosine-phosphatase, with protein sequence MIQVLFVCLGNICRSPMAEAVLREQLFQEGLSEKVAVDSAGTGNWHIGKNPHPGTLKILNDYDISSDGLTGRQLQRSDFDKFDYIIGMDRTNIDDIRSMLGQPDHPKIFRFLDLTDHLKDVPDPYFTDDFQETYQLIDEGCEALLGKIMEDHKF encoded by the coding sequence ATGATTCAGGTGTTGTTTGTGTGCCTTGGGAATATTTGCAGATCTCCGATGGCAGAAGCAGTTTTGCGCGAGCAGTTATTTCAAGAAGGCTTGTCCGAAAAAGTAGCGGTGGACTCGGCCGGAACGGGAAACTGGCATATCGGCAAAAACCCGCACCCCGGGACACTAAAAATATTGAATGATTACGACATCTCGTCCGACGGCTTGACAGGGCGTCAGCTGCAAAGGAGCGATTTTGATAAATTTGACTACATCATCGGCATGGACCGAACGAATATTGACGACATCCGCTCCATGCTGGGACAGCCAGATCACCCGAAGATCTTTCGGTTCCTGGATCTGACCGATCACCTGAAAGATGTCCCGGACCCTTATTTTACTGATGACTTTCAGGAAACCTACCAACTGATTGATGAGGGCTGTGAGGCCTTGCTGGGGAAAATAATGGAAGACCATAAATTTTAA
- a CDS encoding MarR family transcriptional regulator, with amino-acid sequence MKKVVIFCTFLVFLVLFLQACSNDNSKVEEKKPLPKNEPLSKIEGNWEGAIQVPNQPLPIVVAFDGQQAAISIPVQGITNFPLTAIDFKDPAIHFEMTIQNQQLVFDGTLQQGTITGTYIQQGQAFPFELIKAVTATEEVGAKAEIDVAGRSMTAFILTPQGDGPFPVMLMLSGSGPTDKDGNSPVMAGKNNSLKMVAEALAEGGISTIRYDKRSWRKCSTGQERRGSAV; translated from the coding sequence ATGAAAAAAGTTGTTATTTTTTGTACATTCCTTGTTTTTCTTGTTCTTTTTTTGCAGGCCTGCAGCAATGACAATAGCAAAGTAGAGGAGAAGAAACCATTGCCGAAAAATGAACCATTGTCGAAAATCGAAGGGAACTGGGAAGGGGCGATCCAAGTGCCCAACCAACCATTACCAATTGTAGTCGCATTTGACGGACAACAAGCTGCGATTTCCATACCTGTACAAGGGATTACAAATTTCCCTCTCACGGCCATCGACTTCAAGGATCCGGCTATTCATTTTGAAATGACCATTCAAAATCAACAGCTTGTATTTGATGGTACGCTTCAGCAAGGAACCATTACGGGTACATACATACAACAGGGACAAGCCTTTCCGTTCGAGCTGATCAAAGCGGTTACGGCTACAGAAGAAGTTGGCGCCAAGGCAGAGATTGACGTGGCAGGCAGAAGCATGACAGCGTTCATCCTAACACCACAAGGCGATGGGCCATTTCCAGTCATGCTGATGCTGTCAGGTTCTGGGCCGACTGATAAAGACGGCAATTCCCCGGTGATGGCTGGCAAAAACAATAGCTTGAAAATGGTGGCGGAAGCGCTAGCTGAAGGGGGAATCTCCACCATTCGCTACGACAAGCGCAGTTGGAGAAAATGCAGCACTGGCCAGGAACGAAGAGGATCTGCGGTTTGA
- a CDS encoding 3-ketoacyl-ACP reductase, giving the protein MQLLTEKTAFITGAGKGIGRATALALANEGVNVGLIARTEADLVKLTAEIKSLRGRASFAVADVSDLAQVEAAIEKLTNELGTADILINNAGIGTYGPFLELDPEDWKRVIDVNLMGMYYVTRTVLPQMIKKNGGDIINISSSSGLRGTAGSSAYSASKFGVLGMTESLSQEVRKHNIRVFALTPSRVVTELTFKEGETDQQKEKFMQPEDLAEYMVAQLKLHPRIFIPTSSQWATNPF; this is encoded by the coding sequence ATGCAATTATTGACAGAAAAAACGGCTTTTATAACAGGAGCGGGAAAAGGGATTGGGCGTGCGACAGCACTTGCTTTGGCAAATGAAGGTGTTAACGTCGGCCTGATTGCACGAACGGAAGCGGATTTAGTGAAGCTCACCGCAGAAATCAAATCATTGCGCGGCCGCGCATCTTTCGCAGTGGCGGATGTATCTGATTTGGCACAAGTGGAAGCGGCTATCGAAAAATTGACGAACGAACTCGGGACTGCTGATATTTTGATTAATAATGCAGGCATTGGAACATACGGCCCATTTTTGGAGTTAGATCCAGAAGACTGGAAACGGGTCATCGATGTTAATTTGATGGGTATGTATTATGTCACCAGAACCGTGCTGCCGCAAATGATTAAAAAGAACGGGGGAGACATTATCAACATTTCTTCAAGTTCAGGTTTGCGGGGAACAGCCGGCTCGAGCGCCTATAGTGCTTCCAAGTTCGGAGTGCTCGGAATGACCGAATCTTTGTCACAGGAAGTCCGCAAGCACAACATTCGAGTCTTTGCTTTGACGCCAAGCCGAGTGGTAACGGAGTTGACGTTTAAAGAAGGCGAAACAGATCAGCAAAAGGAAAAATTCATGCAGCCTGAAGATTTAGCAGAATATATGGTAGCGCAACTGAAGCTGCATCCACGAATTTTTATTCCAACTTCCAGCCAGTGGGCAACCAATCCATTTTGA
- a CDS encoding DeoR/GlpR family DNA-binding transcription regulator produces the protein MLTNERHAYILGLLEEKQTVKIQELVESTGASESTIRRDLTDLEQSQKLERVFGGAILPGRNLMEPSIMDKSTRFLEEKIRIAEYASSLVQRGDSVFLDAGTTTFQLIPFLKDKDLVVVTNCLTLVEALNEQGITTYLTGGLMKPRTGAFVGSHTIQALQNYRFDVCFLGINGFHPDYGYTTPDPEEAAVKELASSLARKTYALADHSKANKISFAKIMDLGRATLIVDEITEEANARLQKKTIVKVVTP, from the coding sequence TTGCTGACCAACGAACGGCATGCCTATATTTTAGGGCTGCTGGAAGAAAAACAGACAGTCAAAATACAAGAACTGGTGGAATCGACGGGTGCATCGGAATCAACGATCCGAAGGGATTTGACCGATCTCGAGCAATCGCAAAAACTCGAACGCGTTTTCGGCGGCGCGATTTTGCCAGGGCGGAATCTGATGGAACCCAGCATAATGGACAAATCCACACGGTTTCTAGAAGAGAAAATCAGGATAGCGGAATATGCGTCCTCGCTCGTTCAACGAGGAGACAGTGTGTTCCTAGATGCCGGCACCACGACATTCCAACTGATTCCGTTTCTAAAAGATAAGGATTTGGTGGTCGTCACCAACTGCCTGACACTCGTCGAAGCCCTTAACGAGCAGGGCATTACCACCTATTTGACCGGTGGATTAATGAAGCCGCGAACGGGTGCCTTTGTTGGTTCCCATACGATTCAAGCGTTGCAGAACTACCGGTTTGATGTCTGCTTTCTCGGCATCAACGGCTTCCATCCAGACTATGGCTACACGACACCAGATCCAGAAGAAGCAGCGGTTAAAGAGTTAGCCAGTTCTTTGGCGCGAAAAACCTATGCGCTTGCTGATCATTCCAAAGCCAATAAAATCAGTTTCGCCAAGATTATGGATTTGGGTCGTGCCACTCTAATTGTAGATGAAATTACCGAAGAAGCCAATGCCAGGCTCCAAAAAAAGACAATAGTAAAGGTCGTGACACCATGA
- a CDS encoding phosphocarrier protein HPr translates to MVEKQFTITDEAGMHARPASALVGAVSKFKSDITIEHKGKKVNLKSILGVMSLGVPSGSVVTIAADGEDENEAIEKAADVMNTEGISTQ, encoded by the coding sequence ATGGTCGAAAAACAATTTACAATTACAGATGAAGCAGGAATGCACGCACGTCCGGCATCCGCATTAGTTGGAGCGGTGTCAAAATTCAAGTCAGACATTACGATTGAACACAAAGGCAAAAAAGTAAACTTGAAATCCATTTTGGGCGTCATGTCTTTAGGCGTTCCTAGCGGTTCAGTGGTCACCATTGCAGCTGATGGAGAAGACGAGAACGAAGCAATCGAAAAAGCAGCTGACGTAATGAATACAGAAGGGATTTCAACCCAATGA
- a CDS encoding SGNH/GDSL hydrolase family protein gives MINIRSSALFGRAPFFATKKVETALRIDNIVILSDSVAYGYGTEGGIANYLKETFPSSHITNLGINGLTSSGLVQKMRTDSWLIPLQQADLVLLNIGGNDLLRGFRNGGAKGLIRQFSILKRIYRQNLLEIYWHLREANQRVIIVQNNLYNSMKKEEQYFGFTNLLFRLWNTAIGEKGIIVSKTETMGKNPSIWLDSIHPNDEGYKLMHKLLIQTLSTTGFSIQSEKKSEL, from the coding sequence GTGATTAACATTCGATCCAGTGCCCTTTTTGGAAGAGCACCTTTTTTCGCTACCAAAAAAGTTGAAACAGCGCTTCGTATAGACAATATCGTCATCTTAAGTGACTCTGTAGCTTATGGCTATGGCACTGAAGGCGGCATTGCCAATTACTTGAAAGAAACCTTTCCTTCAAGCCACATCACCAATCTCGGCATCAACGGATTGACTAGCAGTGGACTAGTCCAGAAAATGCGAACAGACTCCTGGCTCATACCGCTTCAACAAGCCGACCTTGTACTACTGAATATTGGCGGGAATGACTTGCTTCGTGGGTTCCGGAACGGCGGAGCTAAGGGCTTGATTCGGCAATTCTCCATCTTGAAACGCATCTACCGCCAAAATTTACTTGAAATCTATTGGCATCTTCGGGAGGCTAACCAAAGAGTTATTATCGTCCAGAATAACTTATACAATTCCATGAAAAAGGAAGAGCAATATTTTGGTTTTACCAATCTACTGTTCCGCTTATGGAATACGGCCATTGGCGAAAAAGGCATTATCGTTTCTAAAACAGAGACAATGGGAAAAAATCCGTCCATTTGGTTGGATTCTATTCACCCCAACGATGAAGGTTACAAGCTTATGCATAAATTGTTGATTCAAACCTTATCGACAACCGGTTTTTCCATTCAGTCGGAAAAAAAAAGTGAGCTATAG
- a CDS encoding PTS fructose transporter subunit IIABC — translation MKITQLLTEQTIILNLSATTKQEVLEELASQLDRAGKLSDKRAFTAAIMERESQSTTGIGDGIAIPHAKSAAVKSPAIAFGRALDGLDFESLDGQPANLFFMIAASEGANDDHLEALSRLATFLMDEQFRTNILAAKSKQEVLQVVSDKESSMDEPEAESSPADSAQKKILAVTACPTGIAHTYMAAEKLNERAKELGIALKVETNGSSGVKNQLTAEDIAGADAIIVAADTKVEMSRFDGKPVIQTAVGKAIYETDNLLNRAVTGDAPTYKHDKSTDEADTGETKGGFYKHLMNGVSNMLPFVVGGGILIAISFFWGINAGNPDSPEYNEFAAMLNTIGGANAFFLMVPVLAGFIAMSIADRPGFAPGMIGGLIAITVTGVEEASGGSGFLGGLIAGFLAGYVTLLVKKAFSGLPNSLEGLKPVLFYPVFAIAITGIVMMLVNPQLTRVYTGISTFLESLGGTNLVLVGLLLGGMMAIDMGGPINKAAYTFGIAMLDAQNFNFMATVMAAGMVPPLGLAIATSLFKNKFSKPEREAGKTAYVLGACFITEGVIPFAAADPARVIPASVAGAAVTGALVMLFDIGLRAPHGGIFVIGLVDGGISSILLYVLAILAGAVVTALVVGSLKKRVALAS, via the coding sequence ATGAAAATCACTCAACTATTAACAGAACAAACCATTATCCTGAACCTTTCAGCCACAACAAAACAAGAAGTGCTTGAAGAACTAGCGTCGCAACTTGACCGGGCCGGAAAATTATCAGACAAACGCGCATTCACTGCAGCTATTATGGAGCGCGAAAGCCAAAGCACGACCGGCATTGGGGACGGCATTGCGATACCTCATGCCAAGTCCGCAGCAGTCAAGTCACCGGCTATTGCCTTTGGCCGTGCGCTCGACGGGCTGGATTTTGAATCACTTGACGGTCAGCCAGCTAATTTATTCTTCATGATCGCGGCCAGTGAAGGCGCCAATGACGATCATTTGGAGGCGCTGTCACGCTTGGCTACGTTCTTGATGGACGAACAGTTCCGCACGAACATCCTTGCCGCTAAGTCGAAGCAGGAAGTACTGCAAGTGGTATCTGATAAAGAGTCTTCTATGGATGAACCAGAAGCTGAAAGCAGTCCTGCTGACAGCGCACAAAAGAAAATTCTGGCGGTCACCGCTTGTCCGACGGGCATTGCGCATACTTACATGGCCGCTGAAAAACTGAATGAACGCGCTAAGGAGTTGGGGATCGCTTTGAAAGTGGAAACCAACGGCTCGAGCGGCGTGAAAAACCAGTTGACTGCTGAAGACATTGCCGGAGCGGATGCCATCATCGTAGCGGCAGACACCAAAGTGGAAATGAGCCGTTTTGACGGCAAGCCGGTCATTCAAACAGCGGTCGGCAAAGCAATCTACGAAACGGATAACTTATTAAATCGTGCCGTTACGGGTGACGCACCGACGTATAAGCACGACAAATCAACAGACGAAGCGGATACAGGAGAAACTAAAGGTGGGTTCTACAAGCACTTGATGAACGGTGTATCGAATATGTTGCCGTTTGTTGTCGGTGGCGGTATTCTCATTGCCATCTCGTTTTTCTGGGGTATTAATGCCGGGAATCCCGACAGTCCTGAATACAATGAATTTGCTGCCATGCTCAACACCATCGGCGGCGCCAATGCCTTCTTCCTGATGGTTCCAGTACTTGCCGGCTTTATCGCCATGAGTATTGCCGACCGTCCCGGATTTGCACCGGGTATGATCGGCGGTTTGATTGCCATCACCGTCACCGGTGTTGAAGAAGCAAGCGGCGGTTCCGGTTTCCTTGGCGGATTGATCGCCGGTTTCCTTGCCGGTTACGTAACGCTGTTGGTTAAAAAAGCCTTTTCCGGTTTGCCGAACTCCCTAGAAGGCTTGAAACCCGTTTTGTTCTACCCGGTCTTTGCCATTGCCATCACCGGTATCGTTATGATGCTTGTCAATCCACAGCTTACTAGAGTCTATACGGGCATTTCTACATTCCTTGAAAGTCTTGGCGGTACGAATTTAGTGCTTGTCGGCTTGCTTCTTGGGGGGATGATGGCGATCGATATGGGCGGTCCCATCAATAAAGCAGCCTATACATTTGGCATTGCGATGTTGGACGCGCAAAACTTCAATTTCATGGCTACGGTTATGGCGGCAGGGATGGTTCCTCCGCTCGGCTTAGCAATTGCTACAAGCTTGTTTAAAAACAAGTTCAGCAAACCGGAACGTGAAGCCGGCAAAACGGCGTACGTGCTTGGTGCCTGCTTTATTACTGAAGGCGTCATCCCATTCGCTGCAGCCGATCCAGCGCGCGTCATTCCGGCTTCAGTCGCTGGAGCGGCAGTTACTGGTGCCTTGGTCATGCTGTTTGACATCGGACTGCGTGCACCGCATGGCGGCATTTTCGTCATCGGACTTGTCGACGGAGGAATTTCTAGCATCTTGCTATATGTTTTGGCCATTTTGGCAGGTGCCGTTGTTACTGCACTCGTTGTCGGCTCTTTAAAAAAACGTGTGGCATTAGCCTCATAA
- the pfkB gene encoding 1-phosphofructokinase, whose protein sequence is MIYTCTITPSIDYTVYVPEFESGKLNRSEEVYYYPGGKGINVSRVLKRLGVSNQALGYAGGFTGHYIEEFLKTEGVATDFIETTEITRINVKIKADEETELNGPGPKLTAEQLAVLTEKVRLMNKDDWFVLAGSLPHSIATEYFLELAEICQANQVRFVLDTSGPALESLLTTSVFLAKPNQQELGELFNVEISSLVAAYRYASKLVAKGTQHVIVSMGGDGALLVTKDIALIAKAPQGTVVNTVGSGDSLVSGFIASYAAHQDPALAFRYGVASGSATAFRSDLCRKEDVELLLDQVEIYPFKEKDVTK, encoded by the coding sequence ATGATATACACCTGCACGATTACACCGTCCATCGATTACACAGTATATGTACCCGAATTTGAAAGTGGGAAACTGAACCGCTCTGAAGAGGTCTATTATTATCCCGGCGGAAAAGGCATCAATGTTTCCCGTGTCTTGAAGCGGCTGGGCGTTTCCAATCAGGCGCTTGGCTATGCTGGGGGTTTTACAGGACACTATATAGAAGAGTTTTTGAAAACTGAAGGCGTCGCTACCGATTTTATTGAAACAACTGAAATCACCCGCATCAACGTCAAAATTAAAGCGGACGAAGAAACCGAGCTGAACGGCCCTGGTCCTAAATTGACAGCTGAGCAACTAGCAGTATTGACTGAAAAAGTTCGCTTGATGAACAAAGATGACTGGTTTGTGTTAGCGGGCAGTCTGCCACACTCTATAGCGACAGAATATTTTTTAGAACTAGCAGAAATTTGCCAAGCCAATCAAGTTCGATTCGTACTCGACACATCGGGTCCTGCACTGGAAAGCCTGTTGACAACGTCGGTGTTCTTGGCTAAACCCAATCAACAAGAATTAGGTGAGTTGTTTAATGTGGAAATTAGCAGTTTGGTTGCTGCTTATCGTTATGCCAGTAAATTAGTAGCAAAAGGTACACAGCACGTTATCGTCTCCATGGGAGGCGACGGGGCGTTGCTGGTAACAAAAGATATTGCGCTCATCGCGAAAGCACCACAAGGAACTGTCGTCAATACGGTCGGCTCTGGGGATTCGCTGGTGTCTGGCTTTATTGCATCGTATGCGGCGCACCAAGATCCAGCGCTAGCATTCCGCTATGGTGTCGCGAGCGGCAGTGCGACCGCTTTTCGTTCAGATTTATGCCGCAAAGAAGACGTTGAGCTGTTGCTTGATCAAGTAGAGATTTATCCATTCAAAGAAAAGGATGTGACAAAATGA
- a CDS encoding MBL fold metallo-hydrolase, with the protein MKDKQPIRLTERLHLIDGFDLGLPERTGTYVIGEKELTLIDTGPSPSVKYVKKGLAALGYTLEDVKYIIVTHVHLDHSGGAGLLRSDCPNATVVVHPKGARHLADPSRLTAGARMVYGDQFDRLFDPIVAIPEERLLIKTEGDRLEIGPGCTLEFWNTPGHANHHFSIYDPVSNGIFAGDTVGIRYDQLVREGIDLYLPSTSPNQFNPEAMQHAIERMSAAKLDTIYYGHFSKTDQPERALRMSGEWLKVFVDEGRDAFATHLESSQLADRLFDRIQAYLRTQDVPDDHEVYPYIRLDMQVSAMGIMDRLSKQE; encoded by the coding sequence GTGAAAGACAAGCAACCGATTCGCTTAACTGAACGCCTGCACCTGATCGATGGGTTCGATTTGGGGCTGCCGGAACGAACCGGCACTTACGTCATCGGGGAGAAAGAACTAACGCTAATAGATACCGGACCGAGCCCGTCTGTCAAATATGTCAAAAAAGGGTTGGCCGCTTTAGGCTATACGCTCGAAGACGTCAAATACATAATCGTCACCCATGTCCATTTGGATCATTCCGGAGGAGCAGGCCTGTTGCGTTCGGATTGTCCGAACGCAACAGTGGTGGTTCATCCGAAAGGCGCCCGGCATCTGGCGGATCCGAGCCGTTTGACTGCGGGAGCGCGGATGGTTTACGGAGACCAGTTTGATCGATTGTTCGATCCGATTGTCGCTATTCCAGAAGAGCGTCTGCTCATCAAGACAGAAGGAGACCGGCTGGAAATCGGCCCTGGTTGTACGTTGGAATTCTGGAATACACCAGGTCATGCCAATCACCATTTCAGCATTTACGATCCTGTCAGTAACGGCATATTTGCAGGGGACACGGTGGGCATCCGCTATGACCAATTGGTGAGGGAAGGCATTGACTTGTATCTGCCTTCCACATCTCCTAATCAATTCAATCCAGAGGCTATGCAACATGCAATTGAACGGATGTCTGCTGCAAAGCTAGATACCATCTATTACGGCCATTTCAGCAAAACGGACCAACCCGAGCGGGCACTGCGCATGTCTGGGGAATGGTTAAAAGTGTTCGTTGATGAAGGACGGGACGCTTTTGCCACTCACTTGGAGTCCAGTCAATTGGCGGATCGTTTGTTTGACCGAATCCAGGCTTATTTGAGAACACAAGATGTGCCGGACGATCATGAAGTTTATCCGTATATTCGGCTGGATATGCAGGTCAGTGCCATGGGGATAATGGATAGGCTATCGAAACAAGAATAA